In Methanobrevibacter oralis, one DNA window encodes the following:
- a CDS encoding FmdE family protein — MNKKAVFIISVLIIFTFINAVSAENSTNINLEINYEYNDEINPEILISNNNNNISYKKEIVQPNNYKININNSHVGEKYSISVSAWGYITQIQNVTINPQLTANIIFNLKATDIYKIGYDVTKSADNLLHFSSADDVLVITTAGMTRINDITTENALDGIYNAADGYITYGKGNLLTLSAIRTDPTNFAFFVKNGNSLTMAFYKNGSTTPIYSGIGGIGLNTNKWKQLRELLGSDEAYAYVSIANAWNAGLYPDILTLASYHGHVCTGLISGQAMVNTLMKYYPPRGETGAQPLENTAYYVLGVPGGSDDDAFAWTMDVTPGKMAYIGIDSMKNKNMNGFIRWNTSSNSGILVIMSYDETKIKKTFKNLYPNINPDNSVTEDLKYQNWLVTTLMNNPESLVTIEAAYKDLTAEQKNELIGNQLWAAQNKTARGLDLEYINSLNLPNAGTEIENINYTHLSQSQLKQIGINASLKAIDYFKSINVTIEKDMSNFYVLTGAGFVRINDTATSMVFDGIEEVLGARLSRANLLPVHTALWKDLIIEFYWLNTSDIYKSITYSLKYNSTSGQLHECLQQYNIQDRALRYDPPYDALIGWLFHNHVCTGSSPGMLIADKIFDELPLSENESYVLVSTYTYCKDDMLSRLLAVSPGMGNYYNLAYSNEDVNAGKLWTADSNIIIKWNSKTNTGTATIIRFGYPILKDGADEYAEWMRFVKGDYTSSNVISRPTLSFEVTKPITKADYDRIISGKSDKNGVNVLNYIRSLPDTLPNNNDGKTNGTYVNSNNQPKTNIQHGNSNKTRLSSNGSSSSKNNHNSLQSGTNPNIGISTNPIASNDGFAVGGDGSNDGKSYEVSKSINKKEDSNNIIPVIIFMIILGIIVGYGFIRSRSES, encoded by the coding sequence ATGAATAAAAAAGCTGTTTTCATTATAAGTGTTTTAATAATTTTTACATTTATCAATGCTGTATCAGCTGAAAATTCAACAAATATAAATTTGGAAATTAATTATGAATATAACGATGAAATTAATCCTGAAATATTAATATCGAATAATAACAACAATATAAGTTATAAAAAAGAGATTGTTCAGCCAAATAATTATAAAATTAATATAAATAACTCGCATGTTGGAGAAAAATATTCTATTTCAGTTTCAGCTTGGGGTTATATAACACAAATTCAAAATGTAACTATTAACCCTCAATTAACTGCTAATATTATTTTTAATCTTAAAGCTACTGATATTTATAAGATAGGTTATGATGTTACAAAATCTGCAGATAATTTACTTCACTTTTCATCGGCAGATGATGTTTTAGTCATTACAACAGCTGGGATGACAAGAATCAATGATATTACTACAGAAAATGCATTAGATGGTATTTATAATGCTGCTGATGGATATATTACTTATGGAAAAGGTAATCTTTTAACATTGTCTGCAATAAGAACAGATCCTACTAATTTTGCATTTTTTGTTAAAAATGGAAATTCATTAACAATGGCATTTTATAAAAATGGATCTACAACACCAATATATTCTGGAATTGGAGGAATCGGGTTAAATACAAATAAATGGAAACAATTAAGAGAATTACTAGGCTCAGATGAAGCATATGCTTATGTAAGTATAGCTAATGCATGGAATGCAGGACTATATCCTGATATATTAACTTTAGCTTCTTATCATGGGCATGTTTGCACTGGTTTAATTAGTGGTCAAGCTATGGTTAATACTTTAATGAAGTATTATCCTCCTCGTGGTGAAACTGGTGCTCAACCTCTTGAAAATACTGCTTATTATGTTTTGGGAGTTCCAGGAGGTTCTGATGATGATGCATTCGCATGGACAATGGATGTTACTCCTGGTAAAATGGCATATATTGGTATCGACTCAATGAAAAATAAAAACATGAATGGATTTATTAGATGGAACACTTCATCAAATTCTGGAATTTTAGTTATAATGTCTTATGATGAAACAAAGATAAAAAAGACATTTAAAAATTTATATCCTAATATTAATCCCGATAATAGTGTTACAGAAGATTTAAAATATCAAAATTGGTTAGTCACTACTTTAATGAACAATCCCGAATCTTTAGTTACTATTGAGGCAGCTTATAAAGATCTTACAGCAGAACAGAAAAATGAATTAATTGGTAATCAATTATGGGCTGCACAAAACAAAACAGCTAGGGGATTAGATTTAGAGTATATTAATAGTTTAAATTTACCAAATGCTGGAACTGAAATTGAAAACATTAATTATACTCATTTGTCACAATCTCAATTAAAACAAATTGGAATTAATGCTTCTTTAAAAGCTATAGACTATTTTAAGAGTATTAATGTCACTATAGAAAAGGACATGTCTAATTTCTATGTTTTAACTGGAGCTGGATTTGTACGTATTAATGATACTGCAACATCAATGGTATTTGACGGTATAGAAGAAGTATTAGGTGCTAGATTAAGTAGAGCTAATTTATTACCCGTTCATACTGCATTATGGAAAGATTTAATAATTGAATTTTATTGGTTAAATACGTCTGATATTTATAAATCAATTACTTATAGTTTAAAATATAATTCAACTAGTGGCCAACTTCATGAATGTTTGCAGCAGTATAACATTCAAGATCGTGCATTAAGGTATGACCCTCCATATGATGCTTTAATTGGATGGTTATTCCATAATCATGTTTGTACTGGCAGTTCTCCAGGAATGTTAATAGCAGATAAAATATTTGATGAGTTACCATTAAGTGAAAATGAAAGTTATGTTTTAGTTTCAACTTACACTTACTGTAAAGATGACATGTTATCAAGATTACTTGCTGTATCTCCAGGTATGGGTAACTATTATAATTTAGCTTATTCTAATGAAGATGTGAATGCAGGAAAATTATGGACTGCTGATTCTAATATTATTATTAAGTGGAATTCAAAAACTAATACTGGAACTGCAACAATTATTCGATTTGGTTATCCAATTCTTAAAGATGGGGCTGATGAATATGCTGAATGGATGAGATTTGTAAAAGGAGATTATACTTCAAGTAATGTTATATCTAGACCAACATTAAGCTTTGAAGTTACTAAACCAATTACTAAAGCAGATTATGACAGAATTATTTCTGGAAAGTCTGATAAGAACGGAGTTAATGTATTAAATTATATTAGAAGTTTACCGGATACTCTTCCAAATAACAATGATGGAAAAACTAATGGAACATATGTAAATAGTAATAACCAGCCGAAAACTAATATTCAACATGGAAACTCTAATAAAACTCGTTTAAGCAGTAATGGTAGTTCATCTTCAAAAAATAACCATAATTCATTGCAAAGTGGAACTAATCCAAACATTGGTATTTCTACAAATCCTATTGCTAGTAATGATGGTTTTGCAGTAGGTGGTGATGGATCAAATGATGGAAAATCTTATGAAGTTTCTAAATCAATAAATAAAAAAGAAGATTCTAATAATATCATTCCTGTAATTATATTCATGATAATTTTAGGTATTATTGTTGGATATGGTTTTATAAGAAGTAGAAGCGAAAGTTAA
- a CDS encoding nucleotidyltransferase family protein, which yields MIYTIEEIKEKTIPIAKKYGIDSMSLFGSYARGEATENSDVDFYIDKGDIKGLLDYIGFVQDLEDIFNCHVDVVSTGIQDKTFLALIKKDGVLIYEKQ from the coding sequence ATGATTTATACTATTGAAGAAATTAAAGAAAAAACTATCCCCATCGCTAAAAAGTATGGTATAGATAGTATGAGCCTTTTTGGATCTTATGCTCGTGGAGAAGCAACTGAAAATAGTGATGTTGACTTTTATATAGACAAAGGAGACATTAAAGGATTATTAGATTATATAGGATTTGTACAAGACTTAGAAGACATCTTTAATTGTCATGTAGACGTTGTATCAACAGGAATTCAAGATAAAACATTTTTAGCATTAATAAAAAAAGATGGAGTCCTTATTTATGAAAAACAATGA
- a CDS encoding flavin reductase family protein, translating to MKLKNFKRENMIPLPVTLISTASKDGIRNIAPYSCVVTILRPTNLVCIASAMMRDTFVNIEETGEFVINMISTDMVDKVIPTSSHVAFDIDEYDLANLEATQSKEINAPGIKGAYSKIECKLRKIYKDKDPIGIPYLLIIGEVVNLEVEDDCLDKKFGVLDLNKVKPLMMLESDKGMHFCTIEDIDKFETFGAMFPDGKDPLEWMYEGEDYED from the coding sequence ATGAAATTAAAAAATTTTAAAAGAGAAAATATGATTCCTCTTCCTGTGACTTTAATCTCCACAGCTAGTAAAGATGGAATCAGAAATATTGCTCCTTATTCATGTGTAGTAACTATATTAAGACCTACAAATCTTGTTTGTATAGCTTCTGCAATGATGAGGGATACATTTGTAAATATTGAAGAAACTGGTGAATTTGTTATTAATATGATATCAACAGATATGGTTGATAAAGTTATACCAACTTCATCTCATGTTGCTTTTGATATAGATGAATATGATTTAGCAAATTTAGAAGCTACTCAATCAAAAGAGATTAATGCACCAGGTATTAAAGGTGCTTATTCTAAAATTGAATGTAAGCTAAGAAAAATTTATAAGGACAAAGATCCAATTGGAATTCCTTACTTACTAATAATTGGAGAAGTAGTGAATCTTGAAGTGGAGGATGATTGTTTAGATAAAAAATTTGGTGTTTTAGATTTAAATAAGGTAAAACCTTTAATGATGCTTGAATCAGATAAGGGAATGCATTTTTGTACTATTGAAGATATTGATAAATTTGAAACATTTGGTGCAATGTTTCCAGATGGAAAAGATCCTTTAGAATGGATGTATGAAGGTGAAGATTATGAAGATTGA
- a CDS encoding zinc ribbon domain-containing protein, producing the protein MVKCPRCGYENDSESLYCAKCTYLLKDPENNVKTTMKKRNNSWNMSIGKKIIVVIGIIVIAFLLFSFVYEHSQPSKNDTLNVVSDDGSNLQSSAYPYKAKIIYDGSWYSKMGDPNYLVSKSGWQTQSFTLDCASWDKVSVFAQKEDYGEGNLTVQILRDGKVVAENTTSEVFGSVSIEYN; encoded by the coding sequence ATGGTTAAATGTCCACGATGCGGATATGAAAATGATTCAGAATCTTTATATTGCGCTAAATGCACTTATCTCTTAAAAGATCCTGAAAATAATGTTAAAACTACTATGAAAAAGAGAAATAATAGTTGGAATATGAGTATTGGTAAAAAAATAATTGTTGTAATTGGAATTATTGTTATTGCATTTTTATTATTCTCTTTTGTTTATGAACATAGTCAACCTTCTAAAAATGATACTCTTAATGTTGTAAGTGATGATGGGTCTAATCTTCAAAGTTCAGCTTATCCTTATAAAGCAAAAATCATCTACGATGGTAGTTGGTATTCTAAAATGGGTGATCCAAATTATCTTGTAAGTAAAAGTGGTTGGCAAACTCAATCATTTACACTTGATTGTGCATCATGGGATAAAGTTAGTGTTTTTGCTCAAAAAGAAGATTATGGTGAAGGTAATCTTACAGTTCAAATATTAAGGGACGGGAAAGTTGTAGCTGAAAATACAACTTCAGAAGTATTTGGTAGTGTGTCAATTGAATACAATTAG
- a CDS encoding ATP-binding protein — protein sequence MKEVFIIPKILVSGRGGSGKSTFVSLLAQKLKKNGRKILVVDSDESNLGLNKILGIKKSKETLMSNLGGKIAVRDKLMEIVQKGETNLNIFDEMSLDELSSEYVCWDENLGFLEIGKIEHAMEGCACPMGALSRDFLNHIKIKKGEWILVDTEAGIEHFGRGVLEGVDIIITIVDPSEDAILLANKSFELACENNKKFGVILNKTDKTVETLLKSKLNSDIDILGTIEYSPDITMLNLEGNSLKPISIDKFDEIINFIDSW from the coding sequence ATGAAGGAGGTTTTTATAATACCAAAAATATTAGTTAGTGGAAGAGGGGGTAGTGGCAAAAGTACTTTTGTTTCATTATTAGCTCAAAAACTTAAAAAAAATGGAAGGAAAATTTTAGTTGTTGATAGTGATGAATCAAATTTAGGTTTAAATAAGATTTTAGGCATAAAAAAATCAAAAGAGACATTAATGAGTAATTTAGGAGGTAAAATAGCTGTTAGGGATAAATTAATGGAAATCGTACAGAAAGGTGAAACTAATCTTAATATTTTTGATGAAATGTCATTAGATGAGTTATCTAGTGAATATGTTTGTTGGGATGAAAATTTAGGATTTTTAGAAATTGGCAAAATTGAACATGCAATGGAAGGATGTGCATGTCCGATGGGGGCACTATCAAGGGATTTTTTAAATCATATTAAAATTAAGAAAGGTGAATGGATTTTAGTTGATACAGAGGCAGGCATTGAACATTTTGGAAGAGGTGTTTTAGAAGGTGTTGACATTATTATCACTATTGTTGATCCTTCTGAAGATGCAATACTATTGGCTAATAAATCATTTGAATTGGCTTGTGAAAACAATAAAAAATTTGGTGTTATTCTAAATAAAACTGATAAAACAGTAGAAACTTTATTAAAAAGTAAATTAAATTCTGATATTGATATTTTAGGAACTATTGAATATTCTCCAGATATAACCATGTTAAATCTTGAAGGAAATTCATTGAAACCCATTTCTATTGATAAATTTGATGAAATTATAAATTTTATAGATAGTTGGTGA
- a CDS encoding ATP-binding cassette domain-containing protein gives MIKVENVSKEYKLDDASVVSALKNVSFEVKEGEILGIMGRSGSGKTTLLRALRGVEHIDEGSITVGDRSINSQSSQFYYNELKKVTAIHLQRSFGLWPETVRQNVLRKLYARRYFDEGSTDFEIAESEFGKEADELLKLVSLDHKEDHYAAVLSGGEKQRLIIARQLAKQPNILLLDEPATMACPKTKQEILDAVKKINQELNITIVFVSHLPDVQKYLADRVILLEDGEIKQEGSPEEITDKFMEGMDDIFDIENMSGDEDLININNVNKRFYLLHGGEVLKIEDINFKVQKENILSIVGPSGAGKTILLRILAGLDNPDNGDVKYLVDGKWSDIEVPGLNRMKIRSKLGFMHQEFALNHYATVIDQLATRLGYKNQDVVKEARARAERLGINEKLLDSFYLLTDLQESEAKDRLEQVGLAPEILNDLFPKFPESATREAVSDIFESLDLDLDILYRKSYELSGGQKVRVMLALILVSKPKFLFLDEPFGDLDPITLRDVANALKKISKEYGITIVMISHNTDFIKELSNRALFMDDGKIIDDSENIDEIVASFIDYCHADYLKGDN, from the coding sequence ATGATTAAAGTTGAAAATGTTAGTAAAGAATACAAATTAGATGATGCTAGTGTTGTAAGTGCGCTTAAAAATGTTAGTTTTGAAGTTAAAGAAGGTGAAATTCTTGGTATCATGGGTAGAAGTGGATCTGGTAAAACTACACTTTTAAGAGCTTTAAGGGGAGTTGAACATATTGATGAAGGAAGCATCACTGTTGGAGATAGGAGTATTAATTCCCAATCATCTCAATTCTATTATAATGAACTTAAAAAAGTAACTGCAATACATCTTCAAAGATCTTTTGGTTTATGGCCTGAAACTGTTCGTCAAAATGTTTTAAGAAAATTATATGCACGTAGATATTTTGATGAAGGAAGTACCGATTTTGAAATCGCGGAGAGTGAATTTGGCAAAGAAGCAGATGAACTTTTAAAGTTAGTTTCTCTTGACCATAAAGAGGATCATTATGCTGCTGTTTTAAGTGGTGGTGAAAAACAAAGACTTATTATTGCTCGTCAGCTTGCAAAACAACCTAATATTTTACTTCTTGATGAACCTGCAACAATGGCATGTCCTAAAACTAAACAAGAAATTCTTGATGCAGTTAAAAAAATTAATCAAGAATTAAATATAACTATTGTTTTTGTCTCTCATTTACCTGATGTTCAAAAATATTTAGCAGATAGAGTTATTTTATTAGAAGATGGTGAAATTAAACAAGAAGGTAGTCCTGAAGAAATTACTGATAAATTTATGGAAGGTATGGATGATATATTTGATATTGAGAACATGTCTGGTGATGAAGATTTAATTAATATTAATAATGTTAATAAAAGATTTTACTTATTACATGGTGGTGAAGTCTTAAAAATTGAAGATATTAATTTTAAAGTTCAAAAAGAAAATATTTTAAGTATTGTTGGACCAAGTGGTGCTGGTAAAACTATATTACTTCGAATATTGGCTGGTTTAGATAATCCTGATAATGGTGATGTTAAATATTTAGTTGATGGAAAGTGGAGTGATATAGAAGTACCTGGTCTTAATCGTATGAAAATAAGATCTAAATTAGGATTTATGCATCAAGAATTTGCATTAAACCATTATGCAACCGTAATTGATCAACTAGCTACTCGTTTAGGTTATAAAAATCAAGATGTTGTAAAAGAAGCTAGAGCAAGAGCTGAAAGATTAGGTATTAATGAAAAATTATTAGATTCCTTTTATTTATTAACTGATTTACAAGAATCCGAAGCTAAAGATAGATTAGAACAAGTTGGACTTGCTCCAGAGATATTAAATGATTTGTTCCCAAAATTTCCAGAATCTGCTACTCGTGAAGCTGTTAGTGATATTTTTGAAAGTTTGGATTTAGATTTAGATATATTATATAGAAAATCTTATGAGTTATCTGGTGGTCAAAAAGTAAGGGTAATGCTTGCATTAATTTTAGTTTCAAAACCTAAATTTTTATTTTTAGATGAACCATTTGGAGATTTAGATCCAATTACTTTAAGAGATGTAGCTAATGCCCTTAAAAAAATTTCTAAAGAATATGGTATTACTATTGTAATGATTTCTCATAATACTGATTTTATTAAAGAATTAAGTAATAGGGCACTATTTATGGATGATGGTAAAATAATTGATGATAGTGAAAATATAGATGAAATTGTTGCTAGTTTTATTGATTATTGTCATGCTGATTACTTAAAAGGGGATAATTAA